A region from the Mustela erminea isolate mMusErm1 chromosome 2, mMusErm1.Pri, whole genome shotgun sequence genome encodes:
- the FGFR3 gene encoding fibroblast growth factor receptor 3 isoform X8: MGAAARALAICVVLAVMTRAASMPPAMEPRVVRRAAEAPGPEPGQQEQLVFGSGDTVELSCHAPAGGPTGPSIWVKDGVGLVPSDRVLLGPHRLQVLNASHEDSGAYSCRQRLTHRVLSHFSVRVTDAPSSGDDEDGEDEAEDTGAPYWTRPERMDKKLLAVPAANTVRFRCPAAGNPTPSISWLKNGKEFRGEHRIGGIKLRHQQWSLVMESVVPSDRGNYTCVVQNKFGSIQQTYTLDVLERSPHRPILQAGLPANQTAVLGSDVEFHCKVYSDAQPHIQWLKHVEVNGSKVGPDGTPYVTVLKTAGANTTDKELEVLSLRNVTFEDAGEYTCLAGNSIGFSHHSAWLVVLPAEEELVEAGEAGSVYAGVLSYGVGFLLFILVVAAVTLCRLRTPPKKGLGSPAVHKVSRFPLKRQQVSLESNSSMNSNTPLVRIARLSSGEGPALANVSELELPADPKWELSRARLTLGKPLGEGCFGQVVMAEAIGIDKDRAARPVTVAVKMLKDDATDKDLSDLVSEMEMMKMIGRHKNIINLLGACTQGGPLYVLVEYAAKGNLREYLRARRPPGLDYSFDTCGPPGEQLTCKDLVSCAYQVARGMEYLASQKCIHRDLAARNVLVTEDNVMKIADFGLARDVHNLDYYKKTTNGRLPVKWMAPEALFDRVYTHQSDVWSFGVLLWEIFTLGGSPYPGIPVEELFKLLKEGHRMDKPANCTHDLYMIMRECWHAVPSQRPTFKQLVEDLDRILTVTSTDEYLDLSVPFEQYSPGGQDTPSSSSSGDDSVFAHDLLPPAPTSSGGLRT; this comes from the exons ATGGGCGCCGCGGCTCGCGCCCTAGCGATCTGCGTGGTGCTGGCGGTCATGACCCGCGCCGCCTCGATGCCTCCGGCCATGGAGCCGCGCGTCGTGCGGAGAGCGGCAG AGGCCCCGGGGCCTGAGCCCGGCCAGCAGGAACAGCTGGTCTTTGGCAGCGGGGACACCGTGGAGCTGAGCTGCCATGCACCTGCTGGTGGTCCCACAGGGCCCAGCATCTGGGTCAAGGACGGCGTGGGCCTGGTGCCTTCAGACCGCGTCCTGCTGGGGCCTCATCGGCTGCAGGTGCTCAATGCCTCCCACGAGGACTCAGGGGCCTACAGCTGCCGGCAGCGGCTCACGCACCGTGTGCTCTCCCACTTCAGTGTGCGAGTGACGG ATGCTCCGTCCTCCGGAGATGATGAAGATGGGGAGGACGAGGCTGAGGATACAG GGGCTCCTTACTGGACGCGGCCCGAGCGGATGGACAAGAAGCTGCTAGCGGTGCCAGCCGCCAACACCGTGCGCTTCCGCTGCCCGGCTGCCGGCAACCCCACGCCATCCATCTCCTGGCTGAAGAATGGCAAGGAGTTCCGAGGCGAGCACCGCATCGGGGGCATCAAG CTACGACACCAGCAGTGGAGCCTGGTCATGGAGAGCGTGGTGCCCTCAGACCGCGGGAACTATACGTGTGTTGTGCAGAACAAGTTCGGCAGCATCCAGCAGACCTACACCTTGGACGTGCTGG AGCGCTCGCCACACCGGCCCATCCTGCAGGCCGGGCTGCCTGCCAACCAGACGGCTGTGCTGGGCAGTGACGTGGAGTTCCACTGCAAGGTGTACAGTGATGCACAGCCCCACATCCAGTGGCTCAAGCACGTGGAGGTGAATGGCAGCAAAGTTGGGCCCGACGGCACCCCGTATGTCACCGTGCTCAAG ACGGCGGGCGCTAACACCACCGACAAGGAGCTAGAGGTTCTGTCCTTGCGCAATGTCACCTTTGAGGACGCTGGGGAGTACACGTGTCTGGCGGGCAATTCTATCGGGTTTTCCCATCACTCTGCGTGGCTGGTGGTGCTTCCAG CTGAGGAGGAGCTGGTGGAGGCTGGTGAGGCTGGCAGCGTGTACGCGGGCGTCCTCAGCTACGGGGTGGgcttcctcctcttcatcctgGTGGTGGCGGCCGTCACTCTCTGCCGCCTGCGTACGCCCCCGAAGAAGGGCCTGGGCTCGCCCGCCGTGCACAAGGTCTCCCGCTTCCCACTCAAGCGACAG CAGGTGTCCTTGGAGTCCAACTCGTCTATGAACTCCAACACACCCCTGGTACGCATCGCCAGGCTGTCCTCAGGGGAAGGCCCCGCACTGGCCAATGTTTCCGAGCTGGAGTTGCCTGCTGACCCCAAGTGGGAGCTGTCCAGGGCCCG GCTGACTCTGGGCAAGCCACTTGGGGAGGGATGCTTCGGCCAGGTGGTCATGGCGGAGGCCATTGGCATCGACAAGGACAGGGCTGCCCGGCCCGTCACTGTGGCAGTGAAGATGCTCAAAG ATGACGCCACGGATAAGGACCTATCAGATCTGGTATCTGAGATGGAGATGATGAAGATGATCGGCCGCCACAAGAACATCATCAACCTGTTGGGGGCCTGCACCCAGGGCG GGCCCCTGTACGTGCTAGTGGAGTACGCGGCCAAGGGTAACCTGCGGGAGTACCTGCGGGCACGGCGGCCCCCGGGCCTGGACTACTCCTTCGACACCTGCGGGCCACCCGGGGAGCAGCTCACCTGCAAGGACCTGGTGTCCTGCGCCTACCAGGTGGCCCGGGGCATGGAGTACCTGGCCTCCCAGAAG tGCATCCACAGGGACCTGGCCGCCCGCAATGTGCTGGTGACCGAGGACAATGTAATGAAGATTGCGGACTTCGGCCTGGCCCGCGATGTGCACAACCTGGACTACTACAAGAAGACCACCAAC GGCCGGCTGCCTGTGAAGTGGATGGCACCTGAGGCCTTGTTTGACCGGGTCTACACCCACCAGAGTGATGT CTGGTCCTTTGGGGTCCTTCTCTGGGAGATCTTCACCCTGGGGGGCTCGCCATACCCCGGCATCCCCGTGGAGGAACTCTTCAAGCTTTTGAAGGAGGGTCACCGCATGGACAAGCCGGCCAACTGCACACATGACTT GTACATGATCATGCGGGAATGCTGGCATGCTGTGCCCTCCCAGAGGCCCACCTTCAAGCAGTTGGTGGAGGACCTGGACCGTATCCTCACTGTGACATCCACAGAT GAGTACTTGGACCTGTCTGTGCCTTTTGAGCAGTACTCGCCAGGCGGCCAGGACACCCCAAGCTCCAGCTCCTCTGGGGACGACTCTGTGTTTGCCCATGACCTGCTGCCTCCGGCCCCCACCAGCAGTGGGGGCCTGCGGACGTGA
- the FGFR3 gene encoding fibroblast growth factor receptor 3 isoform X6, whose product MGAAARALAICVVLAVMTRAASMPPAMEPRVVRRAAEAPGPEPGQQEQLVFGSGDTVELSCHAPAGGPTGPSIWVKDGVGLVPSDRVLLGPHRLQVLNASHEDSGAYSCRQRLTHRVLSHFSVRVTDAPSSGDDEDGEDEAEDTGAPYWTRPERMDKKLLAVPAANTVRFRCPAAGNPTPSISWLKNGKEFRGEHRIGGIKLRHQQWSLVMESVVPSDRGNYTCVVQNKFGSIQQTYTLDVLERSPHRPILQAGLPANQTAVLGSDVEFHCKVYSDAQPHIQWLKHVEVNGSKVGPDGTPYVTVLKSWISESVEADARLRLANVSERDGGEYLCRASNFIGVAEKAFWLRVHGPQAAEEELVEAGEAGSVYAGVLSYGVGFLLFILVVAAVTLCRLRTPPKKGLGSPAVHKVSRFPLKRQVSLESNSSMNSNTPLVRIARLSSGEGPALANVSELELPADPKWELSRARLTLGKPLGEGCFGQVVMAEAIGIDKDRAARPVTVAVKMLKDDATDKDLSDLVSEMEMMKMIGRHKNIINLLGACTQGGPLYVLVEYAAKGNLREYLRARRPPGLDYSFDTCGPPGEQLTCKDLVSCAYQVARGMEYLASQKCIHRDLAARNVLVTEDNVMKIADFGLARDVHNLDYYKKTTNGRLPVKWMAPEALFDRVYTHQSDVWSFGVLLWEIFTLGGSPYPGIPVEELFKLLKEGHRMDKPANCTHDLYMIMRECWHAVPSQRPTFKQLVEDLDRILTVTSTDEYLDLSVPFEQYSPGGQDTPSSSSSGDDSVFAHDLLPPAPTSSGGLRT is encoded by the exons ATGGGCGCCGCGGCTCGCGCCCTAGCGATCTGCGTGGTGCTGGCGGTCATGACCCGCGCCGCCTCGATGCCTCCGGCCATGGAGCCGCGCGTCGTGCGGAGAGCGGCAG AGGCCCCGGGGCCTGAGCCCGGCCAGCAGGAACAGCTGGTCTTTGGCAGCGGGGACACCGTGGAGCTGAGCTGCCATGCACCTGCTGGTGGTCCCACAGGGCCCAGCATCTGGGTCAAGGACGGCGTGGGCCTGGTGCCTTCAGACCGCGTCCTGCTGGGGCCTCATCGGCTGCAGGTGCTCAATGCCTCCCACGAGGACTCAGGGGCCTACAGCTGCCGGCAGCGGCTCACGCACCGTGTGCTCTCCCACTTCAGTGTGCGAGTGACGG ATGCTCCGTCCTCCGGAGATGATGAAGATGGGGAGGACGAGGCTGAGGATACAG GGGCTCCTTACTGGACGCGGCCCGAGCGGATGGACAAGAAGCTGCTAGCGGTGCCAGCCGCCAACACCGTGCGCTTCCGCTGCCCGGCTGCCGGCAACCCCACGCCATCCATCTCCTGGCTGAAGAATGGCAAGGAGTTCCGAGGCGAGCACCGCATCGGGGGCATCAAG CTACGACACCAGCAGTGGAGCCTGGTCATGGAGAGCGTGGTGCCCTCAGACCGCGGGAACTATACGTGTGTTGTGCAGAACAAGTTCGGCAGCATCCAGCAGACCTACACCTTGGACGTGCTGG AGCGCTCGCCACACCGGCCCATCCTGCAGGCCGGGCTGCCTGCCAACCAGACGGCTGTGCTGGGCAGTGACGTGGAGTTCCACTGCAAGGTGTACAGTGATGCACAGCCCCACATCCAGTGGCTCAAGCACGTGGAGGTGAATGGCAGCAAAGTTGGGCCCGACGGCACCCCGTATGTCACCGTGCTCAAG TCCTGGATCAGTGAGAGTGTGGAGGCCGACGCACGCCTCCGCCTGGCCAATGTGTCCGAGCGTGATGGGGGCGAGTACCTCTGTCGAGCCTCCAATTTCATAGGCGTGGCTGAGAAGGCCTTTTGGCTGCGTGTTCACGGGCCCCAAGCAG CTGAGGAGGAGCTGGTGGAGGCTGGTGAGGCTGGCAGCGTGTACGCGGGCGTCCTCAGCTACGGGGTGGgcttcctcctcttcatcctgGTGGTGGCGGCCGTCACTCTCTGCCGCCTGCGTACGCCCCCGAAGAAGGGCCTGGGCTCGCCCGCCGTGCACAAGGTCTCCCGCTTCCCACTCAAGCGACAG GTGTCCTTGGAGTCCAACTCGTCTATGAACTCCAACACACCCCTGGTACGCATCGCCAGGCTGTCCTCAGGGGAAGGCCCCGCACTGGCCAATGTTTCCGAGCTGGAGTTGCCTGCTGACCCCAAGTGGGAGCTGTCCAGGGCCCG GCTGACTCTGGGCAAGCCACTTGGGGAGGGATGCTTCGGCCAGGTGGTCATGGCGGAGGCCATTGGCATCGACAAGGACAGGGCTGCCCGGCCCGTCACTGTGGCAGTGAAGATGCTCAAAG ATGACGCCACGGATAAGGACCTATCAGATCTGGTATCTGAGATGGAGATGATGAAGATGATCGGCCGCCACAAGAACATCATCAACCTGTTGGGGGCCTGCACCCAGGGCG GGCCCCTGTACGTGCTAGTGGAGTACGCGGCCAAGGGTAACCTGCGGGAGTACCTGCGGGCACGGCGGCCCCCGGGCCTGGACTACTCCTTCGACACCTGCGGGCCACCCGGGGAGCAGCTCACCTGCAAGGACCTGGTGTCCTGCGCCTACCAGGTGGCCCGGGGCATGGAGTACCTGGCCTCCCAGAAG tGCATCCACAGGGACCTGGCCGCCCGCAATGTGCTGGTGACCGAGGACAATGTAATGAAGATTGCGGACTTCGGCCTGGCCCGCGATGTGCACAACCTGGACTACTACAAGAAGACCACCAAC GGCCGGCTGCCTGTGAAGTGGATGGCACCTGAGGCCTTGTTTGACCGGGTCTACACCCACCAGAGTGATGT CTGGTCCTTTGGGGTCCTTCTCTGGGAGATCTTCACCCTGGGGGGCTCGCCATACCCCGGCATCCCCGTGGAGGAACTCTTCAAGCTTTTGAAGGAGGGTCACCGCATGGACAAGCCGGCCAACTGCACACATGACTT GTACATGATCATGCGGGAATGCTGGCATGCTGTGCCCTCCCAGAGGCCCACCTTCAAGCAGTTGGTGGAGGACCTGGACCGTATCCTCACTGTGACATCCACAGAT GAGTACTTGGACCTGTCTGTGCCTTTTGAGCAGTACTCGCCAGGCGGCCAGGACACCCCAAGCTCCAGCTCCTCTGGGGACGACTCTGTGTTTGCCCATGACCTGCTGCCTCCGGCCCCCACCAGCAGTGGGGGCCTGCGGACGTGA
- the FGFR3 gene encoding fibroblast growth factor receptor 3 isoform X4, whose product MGAAARALAICVVLAVMTRAASMPPAMEPRVVRRAAEAPGPEPGQQEQLVFGSGDTVELSCHAPAGGPTGPSIWVKDGVGLVPSDRVLLGPHRLQVLNASHEDSGAYSCRQRLTHRVLSHFSVRVTDAPSSGDDEDGEDEAEDTAGAPYWTRPERMDKKLLAVPAANTVRFRCPAAGNPTPSISWLKNGKEFRGEHRIGGIKLRHQQWSLVMESVVPSDRGNYTCVVQNKFGSIQQTYTLDVLERSPHRPILQAGLPANQTAVLGSDVEFHCKVYSDAQPHIQWLKHVEVNGSKVGPDGTPYVTVLKTAGANTTDKELEVLSLRNVTFEDAGEYTCLAGNSIGFSHHSAWLVVLPAEEELVEAGEAGSVYAGVLSYGVGFLLFILVVAAVTLCRLRTPPKKGLGSPAVHKVSRFPLKRQVTVSLESNSSMNSNTPLVRIARLSSGEGPALANVSELELPADPKWELSRARLTLGKPLGEGCFGQVVMAEAIGIDKDRAARPVTVAVKMLKDDATDKDLSDLVSEMEMMKMIGRHKNIINLLGACTQGGPLYVLVEYAAKGNLREYLRARRPPGLDYSFDTCGPPGEQLTCKDLVSCAYQVARGMEYLASQKCIHRDLAARNVLVTEDNVMKIADFGLARDVHNLDYYKKTTNGRLPVKWMAPEALFDRVYTHQSDVWSFGVLLWEIFTLGGSPYPGIPVEELFKLLKEGHRMDKPANCTHDLYMIMRECWHAVPSQRPTFKQLVEDLDRILTVTSTDEYLDLSVPFEQYSPGGQDTPSSSSSGDDSVFAHDLLPPAPTSSGGLRT is encoded by the exons ATGGGCGCCGCGGCTCGCGCCCTAGCGATCTGCGTGGTGCTGGCGGTCATGACCCGCGCCGCCTCGATGCCTCCGGCCATGGAGCCGCGCGTCGTGCGGAGAGCGGCAG AGGCCCCGGGGCCTGAGCCCGGCCAGCAGGAACAGCTGGTCTTTGGCAGCGGGGACACCGTGGAGCTGAGCTGCCATGCACCTGCTGGTGGTCCCACAGGGCCCAGCATCTGGGTCAAGGACGGCGTGGGCCTGGTGCCTTCAGACCGCGTCCTGCTGGGGCCTCATCGGCTGCAGGTGCTCAATGCCTCCCACGAGGACTCAGGGGCCTACAGCTGCCGGCAGCGGCTCACGCACCGTGTGCTCTCCCACTTCAGTGTGCGAGTGACGG ATGCTCCGTCCTCCGGAGATGATGAAGATGGGGAGGACGAGGCTGAGGATACAG CAGGGGCTCCTTACTGGACGCGGCCCGAGCGGATGGACAAGAAGCTGCTAGCGGTGCCAGCCGCCAACACCGTGCGCTTCCGCTGCCCGGCTGCCGGCAACCCCACGCCATCCATCTCCTGGCTGAAGAATGGCAAGGAGTTCCGAGGCGAGCACCGCATCGGGGGCATCAAG CTACGACACCAGCAGTGGAGCCTGGTCATGGAGAGCGTGGTGCCCTCAGACCGCGGGAACTATACGTGTGTTGTGCAGAACAAGTTCGGCAGCATCCAGCAGACCTACACCTTGGACGTGCTGG AGCGCTCGCCACACCGGCCCATCCTGCAGGCCGGGCTGCCTGCCAACCAGACGGCTGTGCTGGGCAGTGACGTGGAGTTCCACTGCAAGGTGTACAGTGATGCACAGCCCCACATCCAGTGGCTCAAGCACGTGGAGGTGAATGGCAGCAAAGTTGGGCCCGACGGCACCCCGTATGTCACCGTGCTCAAG ACGGCGGGCGCTAACACCACCGACAAGGAGCTAGAGGTTCTGTCCTTGCGCAATGTCACCTTTGAGGACGCTGGGGAGTACACGTGTCTGGCGGGCAATTCTATCGGGTTTTCCCATCACTCTGCGTGGCTGGTGGTGCTTCCAG CTGAGGAGGAGCTGGTGGAGGCTGGTGAGGCTGGCAGCGTGTACGCGGGCGTCCTCAGCTACGGGGTGGgcttcctcctcttcatcctgGTGGTGGCGGCCGTCACTCTCTGCCGCCTGCGTACGCCCCCGAAGAAGGGCCTGGGCTCGCCCGCCGTGCACAAGGTCTCCCGCTTCCCACTCAAGCGACAGGTAACA GTGTCCTTGGAGTCCAACTCGTCTATGAACTCCAACACACCCCTGGTACGCATCGCCAGGCTGTCCTCAGGGGAAGGCCCCGCACTGGCCAATGTTTCCGAGCTGGAGTTGCCTGCTGACCCCAAGTGGGAGCTGTCCAGGGCCCG GCTGACTCTGGGCAAGCCACTTGGGGAGGGATGCTTCGGCCAGGTGGTCATGGCGGAGGCCATTGGCATCGACAAGGACAGGGCTGCCCGGCCCGTCACTGTGGCAGTGAAGATGCTCAAAG ATGACGCCACGGATAAGGACCTATCAGATCTGGTATCTGAGATGGAGATGATGAAGATGATCGGCCGCCACAAGAACATCATCAACCTGTTGGGGGCCTGCACCCAGGGCG GGCCCCTGTACGTGCTAGTGGAGTACGCGGCCAAGGGTAACCTGCGGGAGTACCTGCGGGCACGGCGGCCCCCGGGCCTGGACTACTCCTTCGACACCTGCGGGCCACCCGGGGAGCAGCTCACCTGCAAGGACCTGGTGTCCTGCGCCTACCAGGTGGCCCGGGGCATGGAGTACCTGGCCTCCCAGAAG tGCATCCACAGGGACCTGGCCGCCCGCAATGTGCTGGTGACCGAGGACAATGTAATGAAGATTGCGGACTTCGGCCTGGCCCGCGATGTGCACAACCTGGACTACTACAAGAAGACCACCAAC GGCCGGCTGCCTGTGAAGTGGATGGCACCTGAGGCCTTGTTTGACCGGGTCTACACCCACCAGAGTGATGT CTGGTCCTTTGGGGTCCTTCTCTGGGAGATCTTCACCCTGGGGGGCTCGCCATACCCCGGCATCCCCGTGGAGGAACTCTTCAAGCTTTTGAAGGAGGGTCACCGCATGGACAAGCCGGCCAACTGCACACATGACTT GTACATGATCATGCGGGAATGCTGGCATGCTGTGCCCTCCCAGAGGCCCACCTTCAAGCAGTTGGTGGAGGACCTGGACCGTATCCTCACTGTGACATCCACAGAT GAGTACTTGGACCTGTCTGTGCCTTTTGAGCAGTACTCGCCAGGCGGCCAGGACACCCCAAGCTCCAGCTCCTCTGGGGACGACTCTGTGTTTGCCCATGACCTGCTGCCTCCGGCCCCCACCAGCAGTGGGGGCCTGCGGACGTGA
- the FGFR3 gene encoding fibroblast growth factor receptor 3 isoform X5, translating into MGAAARALAICVVLAVMTRAASMPPAMEPRVVRRAAEAPGPEPGQQEQLVFGSGDTVELSCHAPAGGPTGPSIWVKDGVGLVPSDRVLLGPHRLQVLNASHEDSGAYSCRQRLTHRVLSHFSVRVTDAPSSGDDEDGEDEAEDTAGAPYWTRPERMDKKLLAVPAANTVRFRCPAAGNPTPSISWLKNGKEFRGEHRIGGIKLRHQQWSLVMESVVPSDRGNYTCVVQNKFGSIQQTYTLDVLERSPHRPILQAGLPANQTAVLGSDVEFHCKVYSDAQPHIQWLKHVEVNGSKVGPDGTPYVTVLKSWISESVEADARLRLANVSERDGGEYLCRASNFIGVAEKAFWLRVHGPQAAEEELVEAGEAGSVYAGVLSYGVGFLLFILVVAAVTLCRLRTPPKKGLGSPAVHKVSRFPLKRQVSLESNSSMNSNTPLVRIARLSSGEGPALANVSELELPADPKWELSRARLTLGKPLGEGCFGQVVMAEAIGIDKDRAARPVTVAVKMLKDDATDKDLSDLVSEMEMMKMIGRHKNIINLLGACTQGGPLYVLVEYAAKGNLREYLRARRPPGLDYSFDTCGPPGEQLTCKDLVSCAYQVARGMEYLASQKCIHRDLAARNVLVTEDNVMKIADFGLARDVHNLDYYKKTTNGRLPVKWMAPEALFDRVYTHQSDVWSFGVLLWEIFTLGGSPYPGIPVEELFKLLKEGHRMDKPANCTHDLYMIMRECWHAVPSQRPTFKQLVEDLDRILTVTSTDEYLDLSVPFEQYSPGGQDTPSSSSSGDDSVFAHDLLPPAPTSSGGLRT; encoded by the exons ATGGGCGCCGCGGCTCGCGCCCTAGCGATCTGCGTGGTGCTGGCGGTCATGACCCGCGCCGCCTCGATGCCTCCGGCCATGGAGCCGCGCGTCGTGCGGAGAGCGGCAG AGGCCCCGGGGCCTGAGCCCGGCCAGCAGGAACAGCTGGTCTTTGGCAGCGGGGACACCGTGGAGCTGAGCTGCCATGCACCTGCTGGTGGTCCCACAGGGCCCAGCATCTGGGTCAAGGACGGCGTGGGCCTGGTGCCTTCAGACCGCGTCCTGCTGGGGCCTCATCGGCTGCAGGTGCTCAATGCCTCCCACGAGGACTCAGGGGCCTACAGCTGCCGGCAGCGGCTCACGCACCGTGTGCTCTCCCACTTCAGTGTGCGAGTGACGG ATGCTCCGTCCTCCGGAGATGATGAAGATGGGGAGGACGAGGCTGAGGATACAG CAGGGGCTCCTTACTGGACGCGGCCCGAGCGGATGGACAAGAAGCTGCTAGCGGTGCCAGCCGCCAACACCGTGCGCTTCCGCTGCCCGGCTGCCGGCAACCCCACGCCATCCATCTCCTGGCTGAAGAATGGCAAGGAGTTCCGAGGCGAGCACCGCATCGGGGGCATCAAG CTACGACACCAGCAGTGGAGCCTGGTCATGGAGAGCGTGGTGCCCTCAGACCGCGGGAACTATACGTGTGTTGTGCAGAACAAGTTCGGCAGCATCCAGCAGACCTACACCTTGGACGTGCTGG AGCGCTCGCCACACCGGCCCATCCTGCAGGCCGGGCTGCCTGCCAACCAGACGGCTGTGCTGGGCAGTGACGTGGAGTTCCACTGCAAGGTGTACAGTGATGCACAGCCCCACATCCAGTGGCTCAAGCACGTGGAGGTGAATGGCAGCAAAGTTGGGCCCGACGGCACCCCGTATGTCACCGTGCTCAAG TCCTGGATCAGTGAGAGTGTGGAGGCCGACGCACGCCTCCGCCTGGCCAATGTGTCCGAGCGTGATGGGGGCGAGTACCTCTGTCGAGCCTCCAATTTCATAGGCGTGGCTGAGAAGGCCTTTTGGCTGCGTGTTCACGGGCCCCAAGCAG CTGAGGAGGAGCTGGTGGAGGCTGGTGAGGCTGGCAGCGTGTACGCGGGCGTCCTCAGCTACGGGGTGGgcttcctcctcttcatcctgGTGGTGGCGGCCGTCACTCTCTGCCGCCTGCGTACGCCCCCGAAGAAGGGCCTGGGCTCGCCCGCCGTGCACAAGGTCTCCCGCTTCCCACTCAAGCGACAG GTGTCCTTGGAGTCCAACTCGTCTATGAACTCCAACACACCCCTGGTACGCATCGCCAGGCTGTCCTCAGGGGAAGGCCCCGCACTGGCCAATGTTTCCGAGCTGGAGTTGCCTGCTGACCCCAAGTGGGAGCTGTCCAGGGCCCG GCTGACTCTGGGCAAGCCACTTGGGGAGGGATGCTTCGGCCAGGTGGTCATGGCGGAGGCCATTGGCATCGACAAGGACAGGGCTGCCCGGCCCGTCACTGTGGCAGTGAAGATGCTCAAAG ATGACGCCACGGATAAGGACCTATCAGATCTGGTATCTGAGATGGAGATGATGAAGATGATCGGCCGCCACAAGAACATCATCAACCTGTTGGGGGCCTGCACCCAGGGCG GGCCCCTGTACGTGCTAGTGGAGTACGCGGCCAAGGGTAACCTGCGGGAGTACCTGCGGGCACGGCGGCCCCCGGGCCTGGACTACTCCTTCGACACCTGCGGGCCACCCGGGGAGCAGCTCACCTGCAAGGACCTGGTGTCCTGCGCCTACCAGGTGGCCCGGGGCATGGAGTACCTGGCCTCCCAGAAG tGCATCCACAGGGACCTGGCCGCCCGCAATGTGCTGGTGACCGAGGACAATGTAATGAAGATTGCGGACTTCGGCCTGGCCCGCGATGTGCACAACCTGGACTACTACAAGAAGACCACCAAC GGCCGGCTGCCTGTGAAGTGGATGGCACCTGAGGCCTTGTTTGACCGGGTCTACACCCACCAGAGTGATGT CTGGTCCTTTGGGGTCCTTCTCTGGGAGATCTTCACCCTGGGGGGCTCGCCATACCCCGGCATCCCCGTGGAGGAACTCTTCAAGCTTTTGAAGGAGGGTCACCGCATGGACAAGCCGGCCAACTGCACACATGACTT GTACATGATCATGCGGGAATGCTGGCATGCTGTGCCCTCCCAGAGGCCCACCTTCAAGCAGTTGGTGGAGGACCTGGACCGTATCCTCACTGTGACATCCACAGAT GAGTACTTGGACCTGTCTGTGCCTTTTGAGCAGTACTCGCCAGGCGGCCAGGACACCCCAAGCTCCAGCTCCTCTGGGGACGACTCTGTGTTTGCCCATGACCTGCTGCCTCCGGCCCCCACCAGCAGTGGGGGCCTGCGGACGTGA